A portion of the Paenibacillus hamazuiensis genome contains these proteins:
- a CDS encoding S-layer homology domain-containing protein, with amino-acid sequence MITWNRLLAAAALSAGIAGASMLPSYAAGLSFKDVSPEFWGYANIQWAIDNKLVDGYPDGTFKPDREVSQNEFLAMLIRAYEPDDLHPESYKNEPDWALPYLQYGSRKRWDVTWAAPQSPITRGDVARIVANASGKNYSVDDSVQYLLDTGLSDGKTAKTVEGFQKNDTLTRTEAVAFVQRLKSSLKELQSSPADEQKYVVKIPEQPAVNAAIIDQYINLTANTEVYQLPSQFSGAIATIAPQSVQAFEKAGN; translated from the coding sequence GTGATAACATGGAACAGACTTTTGGCTGCAGCTGCGTTATCGGCGGGCATTGCGGGGGCAAGCATGCTTCCGTCATATGCGGCGGGCCTATCCTTCAAGGATGTTTCGCCCGAATTTTGGGGTTATGCCAACATACAATGGGCGATTGACAATAAATTAGTCGACGGGTATCCCGACGGAACGTTTAAACCCGACCGGGAAGTGAGCCAAAATGAATTTTTAGCCATGCTTATACGCGCTTACGAGCCGGACGATCTTCATCCCGAGTCTTATAAAAATGAGCCGGACTGGGCTTTGCCGTATTTGCAATATGGCTCCAGAAAACGCTGGGATGTAACATGGGCGGCTCCCCAATCTCCGATCACGAGGGGCGATGTAGCGAGAATCGTAGCGAACGCTTCGGGAAAAAACTATTCCGTTGACGATTCGGTGCAATATTTGCTCGATACCGGTTTGTCGGATGGGAAAACGGCCAAAACGGTTGAAGGCTTCCAAAAGAACGATACGCTGACCCGGACGGAGGCGGTCGCATTCGTTCAGCGTTTGAAAAGCAGCCTGAAGGAGCTGCAGTCCAGTCCGGCCGACGAGCAAAAATACGTTGTGAAAATACCGGAGCAGCCGGCCGTTAACGCCGCAATAATCGATCAGTACATCAATTTGACGGCGAATACCGAGGTATATCAGCTTCCTTCCCAATTCTCGGGAGCTATAGCGACGATCGCGCCTCAAAGCGTTCAGGCGTTTGAAAAAGCGGGCAACTAG
- a CDS encoding response regulator transcription factor, with amino-acid sequence MEALTILIADDHPLFRHGVRTLISTVPDLAVLDEAADGEEAVRKASELAPDIVLMDIRMPGVNGIEATRRIADVCPACKVLVLTMFEDDTSVFTAMRAGARGYVLKDAEKEDLLRAIRAVGRGEAIFSPGIAARMINYFAAARPAAREEAFPELTMREREVLYLMADGVSNAEIAKRMELSGKTIANYVTNILNKLQVADRQEAMRLARESRQGAAGDSQL; translated from the coding sequence ATGGAAGCTTTAACGATCCTGATCGCCGACGATCATCCGCTTTTCAGGCACGGCGTGCGCACGCTGATCTCGACCGTGCCGGACCTTGCCGTGCTGGACGAGGCCGCGGACGGAGAGGAGGCAGTCCGCAAGGCTTCGGAGCTCGCACCCGATATCGTGCTGATGGACATACGCATGCCGGGCGTGAACGGCATTGAAGCGACGCGTCGCATCGCCGACGTATGTCCGGCCTGCAAAGTGCTTGTTCTGACGATGTTCGAGGATGATACGTCGGTATTCACGGCGATGCGGGCCGGCGCCCGCGGATATGTCCTGAAGGACGCCGAAAAGGAAGATCTGCTTCGGGCCATTCGCGCCGTCGGAAGGGGCGAGGCCATTTTTAGCCCCGGCATTGCGGCGCGGATGATCAACTATTTTGCGGCCGCCCGTCCGGCTGCCCGCGAGGAAGCTTTCCCGGAGCTGACGATGCGGGAGCGGGAGGTGCTGTACCTGATGGCGGACGGCGTGTCCAACGCAGAGATTGCAAAGCGCATGGAGCTAAGCGGAAAAACGATCGCCAATTACGTGACGAACATATTGAACAAGCTGCAGGTTGCCGACCGTCAGGAGGCTATGAGGCTGGCGCGGGAGTCGCGGCAAGGGGCGGCGGGCGATTCGCAATTATAA
- a CDS encoding sensor histidine kinase: protein MSYVAPETIYALRLVLYNAIRFARVATLFVREALQLNADAPAIQEEPRRYPRGAADLVPRAGVAAVLLLAAGLLIAALPQYFGELKDRCLLEECETFYNPPPGDAWLAAHDLTPASLAAAYMSIYAAFGFVFIGAGVVLFWKKPHEKMAWIGAIALGAIGATFTPVLDGLKAGSPLMAWSARLLDSLGFTTFILFVCTFPSGRFAPRWTLGYAAAVIGLRVPGILLPGTAVDLQAWPQPVFICWFCFWTVGMLAVTIYRYRKVLGPVERQQAAWVVYGIAWALTGLIVFTAWFVIGGEAVQADPLQLYAIEVGIHAAMLGIPVTLLAAMLRKRLWDINPLVNRTLVYAALTLCISTIYAVAVWYLGAMFQTGANMIVSLLATVAVAMLFAPLKELLQRSVNRLMYGKVEDPYTVLDRLGKRLAEPLAPEKALDVIAQTVREGLRLPYVRVSLMSQWDFVAAAEAGEPAGPLRSLPLVYRGEPQGLLELAMRGSGEELVPSEEQLLASLASQAGAIAHNVRVSLELKKLAADLQESRERLVLAREEEHRRLRDNLHDDLAPRLAALALTSAAAEELIASDPHEARTLLGGLRRTIRETVADIRRLVQDLRPRALDEFGLPEAIMERIRDMSIPLRHAGTLIDFELAVPEPLPHLPAGVEAAAYRIVSEALANVVKHAEAVRCIVRLYMETDGEERFVVEVSDDGKGFPMNEGYPLSSWRGVGLQSMKERAEELGGTFAIEKSKLGGTCIRAALPIRDY, encoded by the coding sequence ATGTCTTATGTGGCCCCGGAAACGATTTACGCGCTGCGGCTTGTGCTATATAATGCAATCAGATTTGCGCGAGTGGCGACACTATTCGTAAGGGAGGCGCTGCAGTTGAATGCCGACGCACCCGCTATTCAAGAGGAGCCGAGACGGTATCCCCGCGGAGCGGCAGACCTTGTTCCAAGAGCGGGCGTTGCCGCCGTTCTTCTGCTGGCTGCCGGTCTGCTGATCGCGGCTCTGCCGCAATATTTCGGCGAGCTGAAGGACCGCTGCTTGCTTGAGGAATGCGAAACGTTCTATAATCCTCCGCCGGGCGACGCATGGCTGGCTGCCCATGACCTCACACCGGCTTCGCTTGCCGCAGCCTATATGTCGATTTACGCTGCCTTCGGCTTCGTCTTCATTGGAGCAGGGGTGGTGCTGTTCTGGAAAAAGCCGCACGAGAAGATGGCCTGGATCGGGGCGATAGCGCTCGGGGCTATCGGGGCGACGTTTACGCCGGTTTTGGACGGACTGAAGGCGGGGAGTCCGTTGATGGCCTGGTCGGCAAGGCTGCTTGACTCGCTCGGCTTCACAACATTTATTCTTTTTGTATGCACCTTTCCGTCAGGCCGCTTTGCGCCGCGATGGACTTTAGGATATGCAGCGGCAGTCATCGGCTTGCGCGTACCCGGCATTTTGCTGCCGGGTACCGCGGTGGATTTGCAAGCTTGGCCGCAGCCTGTTTTTATCTGCTGGTTTTGCTTTTGGACCGTAGGCATGCTGGCGGTGACGATTTACCGGTACCGCAAGGTTTTGGGTCCGGTCGAACGGCAGCAAGCCGCATGGGTCGTGTATGGCATCGCCTGGGCCTTGACCGGACTCATCGTCTTTACGGCGTGGTTTGTGATCGGAGGCGAAGCGGTCCAAGCCGATCCGCTGCAGCTGTATGCGATCGAAGTCGGCATTCATGCCGCGATGCTGGGAATTCCGGTGACGCTTCTGGCCGCCATGCTTCGCAAGCGGCTCTGGGATATTAATCCGCTAGTAAACCGGACATTAGTCTATGCCGCACTGACGCTTTGCATATCCACGATTTATGCCGTCGCCGTTTGGTATTTGGGAGCCATGTTTCAGACGGGCGCGAACATGATCGTTTCGCTGCTTGCGACCGTCGCTGTCGCCATGCTGTTCGCCCCGCTGAAAGAGCTTCTCCAGCGAAGCGTCAACCGGCTCATGTACGGTAAGGTCGAAGACCCTTACACCGTACTCGATCGGCTCGGCAAACGTCTTGCCGAACCGTTGGCTCCGGAGAAGGCGCTCGATGTCATAGCCCAAACCGTACGGGAGGGACTGCGTCTACCTTATGTCCGGGTCTCGCTGATGAGCCAGTGGGACTTCGTCGCTGCGGCTGAAGCCGGCGAGCCTGCCGGACCGCTGCGCTCGCTGCCGCTCGTTTACCGCGGGGAACCGCAAGGTCTGCTGGAGCTGGCGATGCGCGGCTCCGGCGAGGAGCTTGTCCCCTCGGAGGAGCAGCTTCTCGCGTCGCTGGCCAGCCAAGCCGGGGCTATCGCTCATAACGTGCGCGTCTCGCTTGAGCTGAAAAAGCTTGCCGCCGACCTTCAGGAGTCGCGCGAACGGCTGGTGCTGGCGCGGGAAGAGGAGCATAGGCGGCTGCGGGACAACCTTCATGACGATCTCGCTCCCCGACTGGCGGCGTTGGCGCTGACGTCCGCGGCGGCGGAGGAGCTGATCGCATCGGATCCTCACGAAGCCCGCACGCTGCTCGGCGGTCTTCGCCGGACGATTCGCGAGACGGTGGCCGACATCCGCCGGCTCGTGCAGGACCTGCGGCCCCGGGCGCTCGACGAGTTCGGCTTGCCTGAAGCGATTATGGAGCGAATCCGGGATATGTCCATCCCGCTCAGGCATGCCGGGACGTTGATCGATTTCGAGCTCGCCGTGCCGGAGCCGCTTCCGCATTTGCCGGCCGGGGTCGAAGCCGCGGCGTACCGGATCGTCTCCGAAGCGCTGGCCAATGTCGTTAAACATGCGGAAGCGGTCCGCTGCATCGTCCGTTTATATATGGAAACGGACGGAGAAGAACGTTTCGTTGTGGAGGTTTCCGACGACGGCAAAGGATTTCCGATGAACGAAGGGTACCCTTTAAGTTCCTGGCGGGGTGTCGGACTTCAATCGATGAAGGAGCGGGCGGAAGAACTGGGCGGAACGTTTGCAATCGAGAAGAGCAAACTTGGCGGCACCTGCATCCGTGCAGCCTTGCCGATCCGGGATTATTAA
- a CDS encoding glycosyltransferase family 4 protein — MLFSPFIGFAVSAIIVILIMPWIRRLSVKIGAVAVPNHRTMHNIIMPRLGGLAMFISFMSAIALMYPKISPSVPALGGLLAAVLLIELVGILDDVYTLTAKWKMLGQIAAALAVALSGYTIDQVHIPFGQDLYFPSWFSILLTVFWIVGIINAVNWIDGLDGLATGIAGISCITLCMIAGLVGNIPVLIFSAVLLGSLAGFYIFNAEPASIFMGESGSAFLGFVLAVLSILGFKQAVFVSFIIPLLILGVPILDTSLAMLRRWIAGRPVYEADRGHVHHKLTDLGLSRRHVVYTLYAISAFLGVCAVILTKASNSAITLVMLLLAVAILVLAGAEVVGILKKNRPLHRIVRMLRRSLQGNK; from the coding sequence GTGTTGTTTTCACCGTTCATAGGATTTGCAGTTTCCGCCATCATAGTTATTTTGATCATGCCGTGGATACGTCGGTTGTCCGTTAAAATCGGGGCGGTCGCCGTACCCAATCACCGCACGATGCACAACATCATAATGCCCCGCCTCGGAGGGCTGGCGATGTTCATTTCCTTCATGTCCGCTATTGCGCTGATGTATCCGAAAATATCCCCTTCCGTACCGGCGTTAGGGGGGCTTCTTGCAGCGGTGCTGCTTATTGAACTTGTCGGCATTTTGGACGATGTGTACACGCTGACAGCGAAGTGGAAGATGCTCGGCCAGATAGCGGCCGCACTGGCCGTAGCCCTGTCGGGGTATACGATCGATCAGGTCCACATTCCTTTCGGTCAGGACCTATATTTCCCTTCCTGGTTTTCGATTCTGCTTACCGTGTTTTGGATTGTCGGCATCATCAACGCCGTGAACTGGATCGACGGCTTGGACGGGCTCGCAACCGGCATAGCTGGCATTTCCTGCATTACTTTATGCATGATCGCCGGGCTGGTCGGAAATATACCCGTTCTTATTTTTAGCGCGGTGCTGCTCGGAAGCCTTGCAGGCTTTTACATATTCAACGCGGAGCCGGCCTCCATTTTTATGGGGGAATCAGGCTCGGCATTTCTCGGCTTTGTTTTGGCGGTATTGTCGATTCTCGGCTTCAAGCAGGCGGTATTTGTCTCTTTTATTATCCCGCTTCTCATTCTCGGGGTGCCGATTCTGGACACGTCCCTTGCGATGCTCCGCCGCTGGATTGCAGGAAGGCCGGTGTATGAGGCGGACCGCGGCCACGTTCACCATAAGCTGACGGATCTCGGCTTAAGCCGGCGTCACGTCGTATACACGCTGTACGCGATCTCCGCATTCCTCGGAGTATGCGCCGTTATTTTGACCAAAGCATCGAACTCCGCGATCACGCTCGTCATGCTGCTGCTCGCCGTAGCGATCCTTGTTCTTGCTGGGGCAGAGGTCGTCGGCATTTTGAAGAAAAACCGGCCGCTTCACCGAATCGTACGTATGCTGAGAAGATCGCTTCAGGGAAATAAATGA